A region from the Pseudonocardia petroleophila genome encodes:
- a CDS encoding DinB family protein produces MPTQKDDLLQYLNEAREAVLWKLDGLDEYAARRPLTPTGTNLLGLVKHLTSGELTYFARTFDRPSPDLGYLDTVDPWQNEDMWARADEPREEIVARYRRVAAHSDAIVTELPLDTVGRVPHWPAERAATTLHHVVVRMIGETHRHAGQADIVRETLDGVIGYRADSDSLPSDDRAWWERYVERVESAARQASSS; encoded by the coding sequence ATGCCCACTCAGAAGGACGATCTGCTCCAGTACCTGAACGAGGCCCGCGAGGCGGTGCTCTGGAAGCTCGACGGTCTCGACGAGTACGCCGCACGCCGGCCGCTGACCCCCACCGGGACGAACCTGCTCGGCCTGGTGAAGCACCTGACCAGCGGCGAACTCACCTACTTCGCCCGCACGTTCGACCGGCCGAGCCCGGACCTCGGCTACCTGGACACCGTCGACCCGTGGCAGAACGAGGACATGTGGGCCCGCGCCGACGAACCGCGCGAGGAGATCGTCGCCCGCTACCGCCGCGTCGCCGCGCACTCCGACGCCATCGTCACCGAGCTCCCGCTCGACACCGTCGGGCGCGTTCCGCACTGGCCCGCCGAGAGGGCCGCGACGACGCTGCACCACGTGGTCGTCCGCATGATCGGCGAGACGCACCGCCACGCCGGGCAGGCCGACATCGTCCGGGAGACCCTCGACGGGGTCATCGGGTACCGGGCCGACAGCGACTCGCTGCCGTCGGACGACCGCGCCTGGTGGGAGCGGTACGTGGAGAGGGTCGAGTCGGCGGCCCGGCAGGCGTCGTCGTCCTGA
- a CDS encoding GNAT family N-acetyltransferase, whose protein sequence is MTIRPLGSGDRDAVVALSLRAWEPVFASLRSVLHGSGVFDLQYPRGWAAAQAAAVGEVCDSGRVWVADVDGVVAGFVAVVLHTDDLMGEIHMVAVDPAFQRRGLGAGLTGFALGWMAEQGMTTAMVETGGDPGHAPARATYEAAGFTHLPISRYFRTL, encoded by the coding sequence GTGACGATCCGTCCGCTCGGGTCCGGGGACCGCGACGCCGTGGTGGCGCTGTCGCTGCGCGCCTGGGAGCCCGTCTTCGCCTCGCTGCGGTCCGTGCTGCACGGGTCCGGCGTGTTCGACCTCCAGTACCCGCGGGGGTGGGCGGCCGCGCAGGCCGCGGCGGTGGGGGAGGTGTGCGACTCCGGGCGGGTCTGGGTCGCGGACGTCGACGGGGTCGTCGCCGGGTTCGTCGCCGTCGTCCTGCACACCGACGACCTCATGGGCGAGATCCACATGGTCGCCGTCGACCCCGCGTTCCAGCGCCGGGGTCTCGGCGCGGGGCTGACGGGGTTCGCGCTCGGGTGGATGGCGGAGCAGGGGATGACCACGGCGATGGTCGAGACCGGAGGGGACCCGGGCCACGCGCCCGCGCGCGCCACCTACGAGGCCGCCGGGTTCACGCACCTGCCGATCAGCCGCTACTTCCGGACCCTCTGA
- a CDS encoding GNAT family N-acetyltransferase, with amino-acid sequence MTVRRATDADLDAVAAFPLDDPVGGIDADRFRREHAERRLRPEWTWVAEQDGAIVGRALWWGRSDDDAPVALDCLHVRPGVPDRAGLAHRLLSAGHTALAARPRYELTLPGGWRDRPDVVDAVAWRTDAARRAGLTEEVERLRYEWIPDAPVPPPSTRLAFRPEPDDEAFVDAFRRIAADSLDVATLREVADVGADRQARDDLDFYLSCPGRREWWRLAHAADGALAGFAVPSATPYGRNVGYLGVVPGMRGRGLVDDVLGEITRIHAADGAERITATTDVVNAPMAAAFERAGYRATEVRLVLEVRGSGSSG; translated from the coding sequence GTGACGGTCCGCCGCGCCACCGACGCCGATCTCGACGCCGTCGCCGCCTTCCCGCTCGACGACCCGGTCGGCGGGATCGACGCCGACCGCTTCCGGCGCGAGCACGCGGAACGCCGCCTCCGTCCGGAGTGGACGTGGGTGGCCGAGCAGGACGGTGCGATCGTCGGCCGGGCGCTGTGGTGGGGACGCTCGGACGACGACGCACCGGTCGCGCTGGACTGCCTGCACGTCCGGCCGGGCGTCCCCGACCGGGCGGGGCTCGCGCACCGGCTCCTGAGCGCCGGGCACACCGCGCTGGCCGCCCGGCCGCGGTACGAGCTGACGCTGCCGGGCGGCTGGCGCGACCGGCCGGACGTCGTCGACGCCGTGGCCTGGCGGACGGATGCGGCCCGGCGGGCGGGGCTGACCGAGGAGGTCGAGCGGCTGCGCTACGAGTGGATCCCGGACGCACCGGTCCCGCCCCCGTCGACGCGGCTCGCGTTCCGCCCCGAGCCCGACGACGAGGCGTTCGTCGACGCGTTCCGCCGGATCGCCGCGGACAGCCTGGACGTGGCGACGCTGCGCGAGGTCGCCGACGTCGGCGCGGACCGGCAGGCCCGCGACGACCTGGACTTCTACCTCTCGTGCCCGGGCCGGCGGGAGTGGTGGCGGCTCGCGCACGCCGCAGACGGGGCCCTCGCCGGGTTCGCCGTCCCGTCCGCCACCCCGTACGGCCGCAACGTCGGCTACCTCGGCGTCGTGCCCGGGATGCGCGGGCGGGGGCTCGTCGACGACGTGCTCGGCGAGATCACCCGCATCCACGCCGCCGACGGGGCCGAGCGGATCACCGCCACGACCGACGTCGTCAACGCCCCGATGGCCGCGGCGTTCGAGCGGGCCGGCTACCGCGCCACCGAGGTCCGGCTGGTGCTGGAGGTCAGAGGGTCCGGAAGTAGCGGCTGA
- a CDS encoding aminoglycoside phosphotransferase family protein translates to MHPIDETLVRMLVAAQFPQWADLPVVAVPRQGVDNRTFRLGESLSVRLPSAAGYVPAVEKELRWLPRLAPALPLPIPVPVAAGAPSEHYPWPWSVRRWIDGTPVGDAPPPDPHAFARDLAGFLLALGRVDASGGPVAGAHSFHRGADPAFYDDETRRHLTRLPAALTAIWDAALAATWHGSPVWFHGDVAAGNLLLDADGRLAAVIDFGTCGVGDPACDLVIAWTLLDPDARATFRTATGADDAMWARGRGWALWKAAITDDARVLDVLLAEPSP, encoded by the coding sequence ATGCACCCGATCGACGAGACCCTGGTCCGCATGCTGGTCGCCGCGCAGTTCCCGCAGTGGGCCGACCTCCCGGTCGTCGCGGTGCCCCGCCAGGGCGTGGACAACCGCACGTTCCGGCTCGGGGAGAGCCTGTCGGTCCGGCTGCCCAGCGCCGCGGGGTACGTGCCGGCGGTGGAGAAGGAGCTCCGCTGGCTGCCCCGGCTCGCCCCCGCGCTGCCGCTGCCGATCCCCGTCCCGGTCGCGGCGGGTGCGCCGTCGGAGCACTACCCCTGGCCGTGGTCGGTGCGCCGGTGGATCGACGGCACCCCCGTGGGCGACGCCCCGCCGCCCGACCCGCACGCCTTCGCGCGGGACCTGGCCGGTTTCCTGCTCGCCCTGGGGCGGGTCGACGCGTCCGGCGGCCCGGTCGCCGGGGCGCACAGCTTCCACCGCGGGGCCGACCCGGCGTTCTACGACGACGAGACCCGCCGCCACCTCACCCGGCTCCCCGCCGCCCTGACCGCGATCTGGGACGCCGCGCTCGCCGCGACGTGGCACGGCTCGCCGGTCTGGTTCCACGGGGACGTCGCCGCCGGCAACCTCCTGCTCGACGCCGACGGGCGGCTCGCCGCGGTCATCGACTTCGGGACGTGCGGGGTCGGCGACCCGGCCTGCGACCTCGTGATCGCCTGGACCCTCCTCGACCCCGACGCCCGCGCGACGTTCCGGACCGCGACGGGCGCCGACGACGCGATGTGGGCCCGCGGGCGCGGCTGGGCGCTGTGGAAGGCCGCGATCACGGACGACGCGCGGGTCCTCGACGTGCTGCTCGCCGAGCCGTCCCCGTGA
- a CDS encoding class I SAM-dependent methyltransferase gives MVIGSVAAVDEPEFLRRTRDSYDAIAAEYVGYVGDELPRRPAERALLRWFADVVGSGPVVDVGCGTGRITAHLHGLGVDVSGIDLSPGMVEQARRAYPDLRFSVGSMTALPLPDACVDGLVAHYSTIHVPDDELPGALAEFARVLSPGGHALLTFQVGDEPLHLTDALGHPVDLLFHRRRPERMAALLEAAGLPVHAQTVRQAEDGERTPQAYLLARRA, from the coding sequence GTGGTGATCGGTAGCGTCGCCGCCGTGGACGAGCCCGAGTTCCTGCGCCGCACCCGCGACTCCTACGACGCCATCGCCGCCGAGTACGTCGGGTACGTCGGCGACGAGCTGCCCCGGCGGCCGGCGGAGCGGGCGCTGCTGCGCTGGTTCGCCGACGTCGTCGGGAGCGGCCCGGTCGTCGACGTGGGGTGCGGCACCGGGCGGATCACCGCGCACCTGCACGGCCTCGGCGTCGACGTCTCCGGGATCGACCTGTCGCCGGGGATGGTCGAGCAGGCCCGCCGCGCGTACCCGGACCTGCGGTTCTCCGTCGGGTCGATGACGGCCCTGCCGCTGCCCGACGCGTGCGTCGACGGGCTCGTCGCCCACTACTCGACCATCCACGTCCCCGACGACGAGCTGCCGGGGGCGCTCGCGGAGTTCGCCCGCGTCCTCTCCCCCGGCGGCCACGCCCTGCTGACGTTCCAGGTCGGGGACGAGCCGCTGCACCTCACCGACGCCCTCGGCCACCCCGTCGACCTGCTCTTCCACCGCCGTCGCCCGGAGCGGATGGCCGCCCTGCTGGAGGCGGCAGGCCTACCGGTGCACGCGCAGACCGTCCGGCAGGCGGAGGACGGCGAGCGGACGCCGCAGGCCTACCTGCTGGCCCGCAGGGCGTAA